One Arthrobacter sp. StoSoilB19 DNA window includes the following coding sequences:
- a CDS encoding bifunctional [glutamine synthetase] adenylyltransferase/[glutamine synthetase]-adenylyl-L-tyrosine phosphorylase produces the protein MSLARRLIAAGFSDLEKGERFLSARELEGLDQDRLFAGLHLAASPDTALQSLVRLIEKHPQLRELADAEPEASEPMYRVLGASEALGEFLIRHPEHLEAFEVRASPEPLPANPGLLRATLLQSVGADPRAARPVAAVTGVDAYAALRTAYRRGLVDLAVKDLCAADPLDFLPSVGGELADLAAAAIEAALAVSRAEAAEQHSAADVADVGLAVIGMGKCGARELNYISDVDVIYVVDAGSLEDAHANTIGTALASGISRAISSVAREPGLWEVDANLRPEGKSGPLVRTLASHETYYARWAESWEFQALLKARAIAGDAALGRAYEDAVAPLIWSSAGREGFVESVQAMRRRVTEHIPAAEEQRQIKLGRGGLRDVEFTVQLLQLVHGKADETLRRRDTTSAIAALSAGGYIGRSDAAAFDNAYRYLRLLEHRIQLFQLRRTHLMPVAEPALRSLAKAVLGPFSNERPSPDSLLSAWQRTKRSVRELHERIFYRPLLNTAAKLSSEDARLTPEAAQGRLAALGYRDPQGAMRHIEALTAGVSRRAALQRQLLPILLDWLAEGVDPDAGLLAFRRVSEALGTTHWYLGMLRDSNAAAERLCHMLSNSRLIADLLEVSPESVAWLGQDKDLVPLGFEAQWQEITAKMARHADPESAMRLIRLIRRREILRIAIADSAGLLDQERVGGALADTDRAAVLGALRVAEGIVSAGGPLKTTVLVVAMGRQGGREIGYGSDADVMYVHRALPGFSEAEAQEQAARIVAKVSSLLTQPLKPAIMAERVLQMDADLRPEGKNGAMVRSLDSFAEYYRRWSLIWEAQALLRARPMAGDDALAADFIRLIDPIRYPESVSEQDVREIRRVKARVESERLPRGADPARHLKLGRGGLSDVEWLVQLLQLQHAGKHPELRTTSTLEALAAAAELGLLDGADARLLAEAWRLASRIRSANVIWSGKASDVLPSSRRDLEAVARWCGYEPGRAAALEEDYLRVSRRARAVFERLFYGH, from the coding sequence GTGAGCCTGGCACGCCGCCTGATCGCGGCCGGATTCAGCGACCTGGAGAAGGGCGAACGGTTCCTTTCCGCGCGCGAACTCGAGGGCCTGGACCAGGACAGGCTCTTTGCCGGGCTGCACCTTGCGGCCAGTCCGGATACCGCGCTGCAGTCCCTGGTCCGGCTGATCGAAAAGCACCCGCAGCTGCGGGAGCTGGCGGACGCCGAGCCGGAGGCCAGCGAACCGATGTACCGGGTCCTGGGGGCCTCGGAGGCTTTGGGGGAGTTCCTCATCCGGCACCCCGAGCACCTGGAGGCCTTCGAGGTCCGCGCCAGTCCCGAGCCACTGCCGGCCAACCCGGGGCTGTTGCGCGCCACGCTCCTGCAATCCGTGGGGGCCGACCCCCGGGCGGCCCGTCCCGTGGCCGCCGTTACCGGCGTGGACGCCTATGCCGCCCTGCGCACCGCCTACCGGCGGGGACTTGTCGATCTCGCCGTCAAGGACCTGTGCGCCGCGGATCCGCTGGACTTCCTGCCATCGGTGGGCGGTGAACTGGCGGACCTTGCTGCTGCCGCCATCGAGGCTGCCCTCGCCGTCTCCCGGGCCGAGGCCGCGGAGCAGCACAGCGCTGCCGATGTGGCCGACGTCGGCCTTGCGGTGATCGGTATGGGCAAGTGCGGCGCCCGGGAGCTGAACTACATCTCCGACGTCGACGTCATCTACGTGGTGGACGCCGGCAGCCTGGAGGACGCCCACGCCAACACCATCGGCACGGCATTGGCGAGCGGGATCTCGCGGGCCATTTCATCAGTGGCCAGGGAGCCGGGACTTTGGGAGGTGGACGCGAACCTGCGGCCCGAAGGCAAATCGGGGCCGCTGGTCCGCACCCTCGCCTCCCACGAGACGTACTACGCCAGGTGGGCGGAAAGCTGGGAATTCCAGGCGCTCCTCAAAGCCCGTGCCATCGCCGGTGACGCCGCCCTGGGCCGCGCCTACGAGGACGCCGTGGCGCCGCTGATCTGGAGCTCGGCCGGCCGCGAGGGCTTTGTCGAGTCCGTCCAGGCGATGCGCCGCCGGGTCACCGAGCACATCCCGGCCGCCGAGGAGCAGCGCCAGATCAAGCTGGGGCGGGGCGGCCTGCGTGACGTCGAATTCACCGTCCAGCTGCTCCAGCTGGTGCACGGCAAGGCGGATGAGACATTACGACGGCGGGACACCACCTCCGCGATCGCCGCGCTGTCAGCCGGAGGGTACATCGGCCGTTCCGACGCTGCCGCCTTCGACAACGCCTACCGCTACCTCCGGCTGCTGGAACACCGGATCCAGCTGTTCCAGCTGCGCCGCACCCACCTGATGCCCGTGGCGGAGCCTGCGCTGCGCTCACTGGCCAAAGCCGTGCTGGGCCCCTTCTCCAACGAGCGGCCCAGCCCGGACTCCCTGTTGTCCGCATGGCAGCGCACCAAGCGTTCCGTCCGTGAACTGCACGAGCGCATCTTCTACCGGCCGCTGCTGAACACCGCGGCCAAGCTCAGCAGCGAGGACGCCAGGCTCACGCCCGAGGCAGCGCAGGGACGGCTGGCTGCCCTCGGCTACCGGGACCCCCAGGGGGCAATGCGCCACATTGAGGCGTTGACGGCCGGGGTAAGCCGCCGGGCCGCCCTGCAGCGCCAGCTCCTGCCCATCCTGCTGGACTGGCTCGCGGAAGGCGTGGACCCGGATGCCGGCCTTCTTGCTTTCCGCCGCGTCAGCGAGGCCTTGGGCACCACGCACTGGTACTTGGGCATGCTCCGGGACTCCAACGCCGCGGCCGAGCGCCTGTGCCACATGCTCTCCAATTCGCGGCTGATCGCAGACCTCCTGGAAGTTTCGCCGGAATCCGTCGCCTGGTTGGGACAGGACAAGGACCTGGTGCCGCTGGGCTTCGAGGCCCAGTGGCAGGAAATCACCGCGAAGATGGCACGGCACGCGGACCCGGAAAGCGCCATGCGCCTGATCCGCCTGATCCGGCGGCGCGAAATCCTGCGCATCGCTATCGCTGATTCCGCCGGCCTCCTGGACCAGGAACGGGTAGGCGGGGCGTTGGCCGACACGGACCGCGCCGCCGTCCTGGGTGCCCTGCGGGTGGCAGAAGGCATTGTCTCCGCCGGCGGCCCGCTCAAGACCACGGTGCTGGTGGTGGCCATGGGCCGCCAGGGCGGCCGCGAGATCGGCTACGGGTCCGACGCCGACGTCATGTACGTCCACCGCGCACTGCCGGGCTTCTCCGAAGCGGAGGCGCAGGAACAGGCCGCCCGCATCGTTGCCAAGGTATCCAGCCTGCTCACGCAGCCGCTGAAGCCTGCCATCATGGCGGAACGTGTCCTGCAGATGGACGCCGACCTCAGGCCCGAGGGCAAGAACGGGGCCATGGTGCGCTCCCTGGACTCGTTCGCCGAGTACTACCGCCGCTGGTCCCTGATCTGGGAAGCGCAGGCCCTGCTGCGGGCACGCCCCATGGCCGGCGACGACGCCCTGGCCGCTGACTTCATCAGGCTCATCGATCCCATCCGGTACCCGGAGTCCGTCTCGGAGCAGGACGTGCGCGAAATCAGGCGCGTCAAGGCGCGGGTTGAGTCCGAACGGCTGCCGCGCGGCGCCGACCCCGCACGCCACCTCAAACTGGGCCGCGGCGGCCTCAGCGACGTCGAGTGGCTGGTGCAGCTGCTGCAGCTCCAGCACGCCGGGAAGCATCCGGAGCTCCGGACCACCTCCACCCTGGAGGCCCTGGCAGCCGCGGCGGAACTGGGCCTGTTGGACGGCGCCGATGCCCGGCTCCTCGCCGAGGCCTGGCGGCTTGCCAGCCGTATCCGGTCAGCCAATGTCATCTGGAGCGGCAAGGCCTCGGACGTCCTGCCCTCCTCGCGCCGCGATCTCGAGGCTGTGGCCCGCTGGTGCGGCTATGAACCGGGCCGCGCCGCCGCGCTGGAGGAGGACTACCTAAGGGTGAGCCGCCGGGCCAGGGCAGTCTTTGAACGCCTCTTCTATGGGCACTGA
- a CDS encoding GNAT family N-acetyltransferase, which produces MGTEPAPWVWLVPLRDLDSDARAIQLGAIAEMSLVPGQDRFVGDPLRMALAGLEEESRRPYVVEAGGSAVGLLTLQSGAATLAGWPDDHSAWLLRGFLIDRPHQGRGLGTLAAAAAVEAGRKLTAWHQTGESGVVLSVNQENPAGLSAYRRAGFVDSGPYTGGPAGPQRTMFRSFSATVPA; this is translated from the coding sequence ATGGGCACTGAACCAGCGCCGTGGGTCTGGCTGGTCCCGCTGCGGGACCTTGATTCGGACGCCCGCGCCATCCAGCTGGGCGCCATCGCGGAAATGTCGCTGGTGCCGGGCCAGGACCGCTTCGTCGGCGACCCGCTGCGGATGGCCCTTGCGGGACTGGAGGAAGAATCACGACGGCCGTACGTGGTCGAGGCCGGAGGCAGCGCCGTCGGCCTGTTGACCCTGCAGTCCGGGGCGGCAACGCTTGCAGGCTGGCCTGACGACCACTCAGCATGGCTGCTGCGCGGGTTCCTCATCGACCGGCCCCACCAGGGCAGGGGCCTGGGCACGCTCGCTGCCGCCGCCGCTGTGGAGGCCGGACGCAAGCTCACCGCGTGGCACCAAACTGGCGAGTCCGGCGTCGTACTGTCCGTCAACCAGGAAAACCCTGCGGGCCTGTCCGCCTACCGCCGCGCCGGCTTCGTCGACTCGGGACCGTATACCGGCGGGCCGGCAGGGCCCCAACGAACCATGTTCCGCAGCTTTTCGGCAACGGTACCGGCGTAA
- the glnA gene encoding type I glutamate--ammonia ligase has protein sequence MFKTADEVLKFIKDEDVKFVDIRFTDLPGVQQHFNVPAKSVDADFFVNGQLFDGSSIRGFQGIAESDMQLIPDVTTAFLDTFRMEKTLALNFSIVNPRTGDPYHRDPRGVAEKAEAYLASTGIADTAFFAPEAEFFVFDNVQYQSSPQGSFYKIDSEEAYWNTGREEEGGNLGYKTAVKGGYFPVAPQDKQADLRDAMCVALDEAGLEVERSHHEVGSAGQAEINYKFTTLTHAADDLQKFKYVIKNTADAWGKSVTFMPKPVFGDNGSGMHCHQSLWNGGEPLFYDEKGYAGLSDTARWYIGGLLKHASAVLAFTNPTVNSYRRLVKGFEAPVNMVYSQGNRSAGIRIPITGSNPKAKRIEFRAPDPSSNPYLAFAAQLMAGIDGIRNRIEPPAPIDKDLYELPAEEAKDIPKAPGTLEEALEALREDNEFLQAGGVFTQDLIDTWIEYKYENEIRPLSLRPNPYEFELYYGV, from the coding sequence ATGTTCAAGACTGCGGACGAAGTCCTCAAGTTCATCAAGGACGAAGATGTAAAGTTCGTCGATATCCGCTTCACCGATCTTCCGGGCGTCCAGCAGCACTTCAACGTCCCCGCCAAGAGTGTTGACGCTGATTTCTTCGTCAACGGCCAGCTCTTCGACGGTTCCTCCATCCGTGGCTTCCAGGGCATCGCCGAATCTGACATGCAGCTGATCCCGGACGTCACCACCGCGTTCCTGGACACCTTCCGCATGGAGAAGACCCTCGCGCTGAACTTCTCGATCGTCAACCCGCGCACCGGAGACCCGTACCACCGCGATCCCCGCGGCGTAGCCGAGAAGGCTGAGGCCTACCTGGCTTCCACCGGCATCGCCGACACCGCGTTCTTCGCCCCCGAAGCTGAGTTCTTCGTGTTCGACAACGTCCAGTACCAGTCCTCCCCGCAGGGCAGCTTCTACAAGATCGATTCCGAGGAAGCCTACTGGAACACCGGCCGCGAGGAAGAAGGCGGCAACCTCGGCTACAAGACGGCCGTCAAGGGCGGTTACTTCCCGGTTGCTCCCCAGGACAAGCAGGCTGACCTGCGCGACGCCATGTGTGTTGCCCTGGACGAAGCCGGCCTCGAGGTCGAGCGCAGCCACCACGAAGTTGGCTCCGCCGGCCAGGCTGAGATCAACTACAAGTTCACCACCCTGACCCACGCTGCGGATGACCTGCAGAAGTTCAAGTACGTCATCAAGAACACCGCTGACGCGTGGGGCAAGTCGGTCACCTTCATGCCGAAGCCGGTCTTCGGTGACAACGGCTCCGGCATGCACTGCCACCAGTCGCTCTGGAACGGTGGCGAGCCGCTGTTCTACGACGAGAAGGGCTACGCCGGCCTGTCCGACACCGCCCGCTGGTACATCGGTGGCCTGCTCAAGCACGCCTCCGCCGTCCTGGCCTTCACCAACCCCACGGTGAACTCCTACCGCCGCCTGGTCAAGGGCTTCGAGGCTCCGGTCAACATGGTGTACTCCCAGGGCAACCGCTCTGCCGGTATCCGTATCCCCATCACCGGTTCCAACCCGAAGGCCAAGCGCATCGAGTTCCGCGCTCCGGACCCCTCCTCCAACCCGTACCTGGCGTTCGCTGCGCAGCTGATGGCCGGCATTGACGGCATCCGCAACCGCATCGAGCCGCCGGCTCCGATCGACAAGGACCTCTACGAGCTCCCTGCCGAGGAAGCCAAGGACATCCCCAAGGCTCCGGGCACCCTGGAGGAAGCACTGGAGGCCCTGCGCGAGGACAACGAGTTCCTGCAGGCCGGTGGCGTCTTCACCCAGGACCTGATTGACACCTGGATCGAGTACAAGTACGAAAACGAGATCCGCCCGCTGTCCCTGCGCCCGAACCCCTACGAGTTCGAGCTCTACTACGGCGTCTAG
- a CDS encoding RDD family protein: MVDRKDIGSWLSGPDTSGISKYPGERLGLPESGPGSIARAGRRIAAICIDWGIALLISNFAFAGDSWATLAVFAIEQILLVGTLGYSIGHRVMGIAVVKPGGGTPGPLAALVRAVLLCLVIPAVIFDPDQRGLHDKAMNTLLIRR; this comes from the coding sequence GTGGTAGATCGCAAAGACATTGGGTCCTGGCTCAGCGGACCGGACACCTCCGGTATTTCCAAATATCCGGGGGAGCGGCTGGGCCTTCCGGAGTCCGGTCCGGGCTCCATTGCCCGGGCGGGCCGCAGGATCGCAGCAATCTGCATCGACTGGGGGATCGCCCTGCTGATCAGCAACTTTGCCTTTGCCGGTGACTCCTGGGCCACCCTGGCGGTCTTCGCGATTGAGCAGATCCTGCTGGTGGGAACACTCGGATACAGCATCGGGCACCGGGTTATGGGCATCGCCGTGGTGAAGCCGGGAGGCGGCACCCCCGGACCCCTTGCGGCCCTGGTGAGGGCCGTGCTGCTCTGCCTGGTCATCCCCGCCGTGATCTTCGATCCGGATCAGCGCGGCCTTCACGACAAGGCAATGAACACGCTCCTCATCCGCCGCTGA
- a CDS encoding DMT family transporter — protein sequence MVAVLSLLGATLFWAGNYVVGAGAVQSIEPLSLVLLRWAIALVPLLVIARLVERPDWRSVLAAWPWLLALSVCGLLGYNLLLYVALQHTDAFNASLINAFNPALITLAAAVFLRERLTPLSVAGVLMAMAGVLIVISGGDAGRLLSAGFGTGEVLMVGAVVVWTAYTVIGRLAPKIPPITATAVQAAAAVALLAPVRFLTGGLALPSTGSALASLLFIAVFPSVLSYLLWNRALTVLPAGGAGVFLNLITVFTAVLTILAGHVHTAAQLVGGAIVIGGVVITNAPAFRRQRKDRKVNG from the coding sequence ATGGTCGCGGTCCTCTCCCTCCTGGGGGCGACGCTGTTCTGGGCCGGCAACTATGTGGTGGGTGCGGGCGCCGTCCAAAGCATTGAACCCCTGAGCCTGGTTCTCCTGCGCTGGGCCATCGCACTGGTGCCGCTGCTGGTGATAGCCCGGCTTGTGGAGCGGCCAGACTGGCGGTCGGTCCTGGCCGCCTGGCCGTGGCTTCTCGCGCTCAGCGTGTGCGGGCTGCTCGGCTACAACCTCCTGCTGTATGTCGCCCTGCAGCACACCGATGCGTTCAACGCCTCGCTGATCAACGCCTTCAATCCCGCTCTCATCACGCTGGCTGCCGCCGTTTTCCTGCGCGAACGGCTGACACCGTTGTCGGTCGCCGGCGTCCTGATGGCCATGGCCGGCGTCCTGATCGTGATCAGCGGAGGGGATGCCGGCAGGCTGCTCTCCGCCGGTTTCGGGACCGGCGAAGTCCTGATGGTGGGCGCCGTGGTTGTCTGGACGGCGTACACAGTCATCGGCCGCCTGGCCCCCAAAATCCCGCCGATCACGGCCACAGCTGTCCAGGCAGCGGCAGCGGTGGCCCTGCTGGCCCCGGTCCGCTTCCTGACAGGCGGACTGGCCCTCCCCTCAACCGGCAGCGCGCTGGCGTCCCTGCTGTTTATCGCCGTCTTCCCGTCGGTGCTGTCCTACCTGCTCTGGAACCGCGCCCTGACGGTCCTGCCCGCCGGTGGCGCAGGGGTGTTCCTCAACCTCATCACGGTCTTCACAGCAGTCCTCACCATCCTCGCCGGGCACGTCCATACAGCGGCGCAACTGGTGGGCGGCGCCATCGTGATCGGCGGCGTGGTCATCACCAACGCGCCGGCCTTCCGCCGGCAGCGCAAGGACCGGAAAGTGAACGGCTAA
- a CDS encoding DUF3817 domain-containing protein — protein MNPRTTVIRAFRILAVAEACSWAALLAGMYFKWIAGTTELGVQVAGPVHGALFVGYGVAALMLWRVQRWPFMVALLAGVSAVFPFATLLFERWAGRRGFLSAPGAEAPAAELASSRA, from the coding sequence ATGAACCCGAGGACAACCGTCATCCGCGCCTTCCGTATCCTCGCAGTGGCCGAGGCCTGCAGTTGGGCCGCGCTCCTGGCCGGGATGTACTTCAAATGGATCGCCGGAACCACTGAGCTTGGCGTCCAGGTGGCGGGACCTGTGCACGGCGCGCTGTTTGTCGGCTATGGGGTTGCCGCGCTGATGCTGTGGCGGGTGCAGCGCTGGCCCTTCATGGTGGCTCTGCTGGCGGGCGTCTCCGCCGTCTTCCCGTTCGCCACCCTCCTTTTTGAGCGCTGGGCCGGACGGCGCGGTTTCCTCAGCGCCCCGGGGGCGGAAGCGCCTGCCGCTGAACTTGCGTCCAGCCGGGCGTAG
- a CDS encoding DUF4191 domain-containing protein: MAKSPDSSNSTPSGSSAVKRGLFTRKPKEAKAKKPSRLKQIGEVFTMTRRHDPMVPWLMLLAFLGVVAVSFLVGFWLDNWITGLIIGIPLGLLAATFILSRRAERAAFAQIENQPGASGAALGTLRRGWITEEQPVAVNPRTQDAVFRAVGRPGVVLVSEGPAHRVKPLLDAERKRLARILPNVPVHTIQTGHGEGQVPLSQVAKHMGKMKNELTKLEVSTVSKRIASMGTRLPIPKGIDPYKARPNRGR, translated from the coding sequence ATGGCGAAATCCCCTGACTCCAGCAACTCCACCCCGTCTGGCTCGAGCGCGGTGAAGCGCGGCCTCTTCACGCGCAAGCCGAAGGAAGCAAAGGCCAAGAAGCCCAGCAGGCTTAAGCAGATCGGCGAGGTCTTCACCATGACCCGCCGCCACGACCCCATGGTTCCGTGGCTGATGCTGCTGGCGTTCCTGGGCGTTGTGGCGGTGAGCTTCCTGGTGGGCTTCTGGTTGGACAACTGGATTACCGGCCTGATCATCGGCATTCCGCTGGGCCTGCTGGCGGCCACCTTCATCCTGTCCCGCCGCGCCGAACGCGCCGCCTTTGCACAGATCGAAAACCAGCCCGGCGCCTCCGGCGCTGCCCTGGGCACGCTTCGCCGTGGCTGGATCACCGAGGAACAGCCCGTGGCGGTCAATCCGCGCACGCAGGATGCCGTGTTCCGCGCCGTGGGCCGGCCCGGCGTCGTCCTTGTCAGTGAAGGCCCCGCCCACCGCGTGAAGCCGCTGCTCGATGCTGAGCGCAAGCGCCTGGCGCGCATCCTGCCCAACGTTCCTGTGCACACCATCCAGACCGGGCACGGCGAAGGCCAGGTGCCGCTGAGCCAGGTGGCCAAGCACATGGGCAAGATGAAGAATGAACTGACCAAGCTGGAAGTCAGCACCGTGTCCAAGCGCATCGCCTCGATGGGTACCCGGCTTCCCATTCCCAAGGGCATCGATCCCTACAAGGCCCGTCCCAACCGCGGACGCTAG
- the lipA gene encoding lipoyl synthase has product MTLAPEGRKMLRIEQRNAAVPVERKPEWIKAKVQMGPEFVQLKNLVKKEGLHTVCEEAGCPNIFECWEDKEATFLIGGSECTRRCDFCQIDTGKPSPLDRFEPTKVARSVQSMQLRYATVTGVARDDLEDEGVWLYAETVRKIHELNPGTGVELLIPDFSGKPEHIKAICDSAPEVFAHNVETVPRIFKRIRPAFRYDRSLDVITQGRNLGMVTKSNLILGMGETREEISEALRDLHAAGCDLITITQYLRPSERHLPVDRWVKPQEFVDLQHEAQEIGFLGVMSGPLVRSSYRAGRLWATAMRKKGRDIPAELAHIADGIQDSGTTRQEAATLLAAHS; this is encoded by the coding sequence GTGACATTGGCACCTGAAGGCCGGAAGATGCTGCGGATTGAGCAGCGCAACGCTGCGGTCCCGGTGGAACGCAAACCGGAGTGGATCAAGGCCAAGGTCCAGATGGGCCCGGAATTCGTCCAACTCAAGAACCTGGTGAAAAAGGAAGGCCTGCACACCGTCTGCGAAGAGGCCGGCTGCCCCAACATCTTCGAATGCTGGGAAGACAAGGAAGCCACCTTCCTGATCGGCGGCTCCGAATGCACCCGCCGCTGCGACTTCTGCCAGATCGACACCGGCAAACCCTCACCCCTGGACCGGTTCGAACCCACCAAGGTGGCCCGCTCCGTCCAATCCATGCAGCTGCGCTACGCCACCGTCACCGGCGTCGCCCGCGACGACCTGGAAGACGAAGGCGTCTGGCTCTACGCCGAAACCGTCCGCAAAATCCACGAACTGAACCCCGGCACCGGCGTGGAACTGCTCATCCCGGACTTCTCCGGCAAACCCGAGCACATCAAGGCCATCTGCGACTCCGCCCCCGAGGTCTTCGCGCACAACGTCGAAACCGTGCCCCGGATCTTCAAGCGGATCCGCCCCGCGTTCCGCTACGACCGCTCCCTGGACGTCATCACCCAGGGCCGGAACCTGGGCATGGTCACCAAGTCCAACCTCATCCTGGGCATGGGCGAAACCCGCGAAGAAATCAGCGAAGCACTCCGCGACCTCCACGCAGCCGGCTGCGACCTGATCACCATCACCCAGTACCTGCGCCCCTCCGAACGGCACCTGCCCGTGGACCGCTGGGTCAAACCCCAGGAATTCGTGGACCTCCAGCACGAAGCCCAGGAAATCGGCTTCCTCGGCGTCATGTCCGGCCCCCTGGTCCGCTCCTCCTACCGCGCCGGCCGGCTCTGGGCCACCGCCATGCGCAAAAAAGGCCGCGACATCCCCGCCGAACTCGCCCACATCGCCGACGGCATCCAGGACTCCGGCACCACCCGCCAGGAAGCCGCCACCCTCCTGGCAGCACATTCCTGA
- the lipB gene encoding lipoyl(octanoyl) transferase LipB, giving the protein MTLEFSQLGLAPDFVDYMEGWDAQRELHDKVVSGAAPSTVLLLEHAAVYTAGKLTEDHERPFDGTPVVAVDRGGKLTWHGPGQLIAYPILKLRNRAGIRDYVERLEDIMITVMADYGIKAERIKGRAGVWIKADAKGPDRKIAAIGIRVLNGVTMHGIAINCSNDLAPYGQIIACGITDAGVTTMSLETGRDIRPADIVDRFVEEFHKHEEALVSSPEGALL; this is encoded by the coding sequence ATGACTCTTGAGTTTTCACAGCTGGGTCTTGCCCCTGACTTCGTTGACTACATGGAAGGCTGGGATGCCCAGCGCGAACTCCATGACAAGGTTGTCTCCGGAGCTGCACCCAGCACAGTCCTGCTTCTGGAGCACGCCGCCGTCTACACGGCCGGCAAGCTGACCGAGGACCATGAGCGGCCGTTTGACGGTACGCCGGTGGTTGCGGTGGACCGTGGCGGCAAACTCACCTGGCACGGGCCGGGCCAGCTGATTGCCTACCCCATCCTGAAGCTTAGGAACCGCGCAGGCATCCGGGATTACGTGGAGCGGCTGGAAGACATCATGATCACGGTCATGGCGGACTATGGCATCAAGGCCGAACGCATCAAGGGCCGGGCCGGCGTGTGGATCAAGGCTGACGCCAAGGGCCCCGACCGCAAGATCGCCGCGATCGGCATCCGGGTCCTGAACGGCGTCACCATGCACGGCATTGCCATCAACTGCAGCAACGACCTGGCACCCTACGGCCAGATCATCGCCTGCGGCATCACCGACGCCGGCGTGACCACCATGTCCCTGGAAACAGGCCGGGACATTCGGCCCGCGGATATCGTGGACCGGTTCGTGGAGGAATTCCACAAGCATGAAGAAGCATTGGTTTCGAGCCCTGAAGGAGCTCTACTGTGA